Proteins encoded by one window of Deinococcus radiodurans R1 = ATCC 13939 = DSM 20539:
- a CDS encoding RidA family protein, with protein sequence MRQNIAGTSPWEDTVGYSRAVRVGNIVQVAGTTATVDGEVVGVGDAYWQTKVALGLIRQALEQAGARLEDVVRTRMYVPDISRWEQVGRAHGEVFGAIRPAATMVQVAALIDPRHLVEIEAEAVLSCLS encoded by the coding sequence ATGCGTCAGAACATTGCTGGAACGTCTCCCTGGGAAGACACCGTGGGGTACTCGCGAGCCGTCCGGGTCGGAAATATCGTGCAGGTGGCCGGAACGACCGCCACCGTGGACGGCGAGGTCGTGGGCGTGGGGGACGCCTACTGGCAGACCAAAGTGGCCCTCGGGCTCATCCGGCAAGCGCTGGAGCAGGCGGGGGCGCGGCTGGAAGACGTGGTCAGGACGCGCATGTACGTACCCGACATCAGCCGTTGGGAGCAGGTCGGGCGGGCGCACGGCGAGGTCTTCGGCGCTATCCGTCCTGCCGCGACCATGGTGCAGGTGGCCGCCCTGATTGACCCCCGGCATCTGGTGGAAATCGAGGCCGAGGCCGTTCTTTCCTGTCTTTCCTGA